The Thermoplasmata archaeon genome includes a region encoding these proteins:
- a CDS encoding cation:proton antiporter translates to MGRRPMESIVFVEIFAIFFMAKLAGELFERLRQPPVVGELLVGIVVANTFVFDMLHLKENMGYFEFLAELGVMILLFSVGLETPLHQLSKVGIVSTMVAVFGVLVPFGLGFAYILAINGSYSEAMFIGAAMVATSVGITARVLADLGVTGALESRVILGAAVIDDVLGMIVLTIVSGMAGGDRTRLESGEHVLLETALVIAIAIAFVVGAMLLGGRIVRRLAGGDAPARGRAPARGSRRDHLAALRQRNAPFVVALVLCFGLSAVARYLGLAAIIGAFVAGMAFAEVRERYHLREKMDPVNDLLAPFFFVHIGLMVHVSDFQPVIGVAVVITILAIVGKLVGCGLAALRLGPGPAVVVGVGMVPRGEVGIIVAMVGLSLHTIPNSMFTVVVFMSIATTLLAPPLLVWAFRRAHPSQPAPASGACLEKKR, encoded by the coding sequence CTTCATGGCGAAGCTCGCGGGCGAGCTCTTCGAGCGGCTGCGCCAGCCCCCGGTGGTCGGGGAGCTGCTGGTCGGCATCGTCGTGGCGAACACCTTCGTCTTCGACATGCTACACCTGAAAGAGAACATGGGGTACTTCGAGTTCCTTGCGGAGCTCGGGGTCATGATTCTCCTTTTCTCCGTGGGGCTCGAGACGCCCCTCCACCAGCTCTCGAAGGTCGGAATCGTCTCTACGATGGTCGCGGTCTTCGGGGTGCTCGTGCCCTTCGGGCTGGGGTTCGCGTACATCCTCGCTATCAACGGCTCCTACAGCGAGGCGATGTTCATCGGGGCCGCGATGGTCGCGACGAGCGTGGGCATAACGGCGCGCGTGCTCGCCGACCTCGGGGTAACGGGGGCGCTTGAGTCGAGGGTCATTCTGGGGGCCGCCGTGATAGACGACGTCCTCGGAATGATTGTCCTGACCATCGTCAGCGGCATGGCGGGCGGAGACCGGACGCGGCTAGAGAGCGGGGAGCACGTCCTGCTCGAGACGGCGCTTGTGATAGCGATAGCCATCGCGTTCGTGGTCGGGGCGATGCTGCTCGGCGGCAGAATCGTGCGCAGGCTCGCGGGCGGCGACGCCCCCGCGCGGGGCAGGGCGCCGGCCCGGGGCTCGCGCAGGGACCACCTCGCCGCGCTCCGCCAGCGCAACGCCCCCTTCGTCGTCGCGCTGGTGCTGTGCTTCGGGCTCTCGGCGGTGGCGAGGTATCTGGGCCTTGCGGCGATAATCGGGGCCTTCGTGGCCGGAATGGCCTTCGCCGAGGTCAGGGAGAGGTACCACCTGCGCGAGAAGATGGACCCGGTCAACGACCTCCTGGCGCCGTTCTTTTTCGTACATATAGGGCTGATGGTCCACGTCTCCGACTTCCAGCCCGTGATAGGAGTGGCGGTCGTCATCACGATTCTCGCAATCGTCGGGAAGCTCGTGGGCTGCGGCCTCGCGGCGCTCAGGCTCGGCCCGGGGCCCGCCGTTGTCGTCGGGGTCGGGATGGTCCCGAGGGGCGAGGTCGGCATTATCGTGGCGATGGTGGGCCTATCCCTCCACACGATTCCCAACAGCATGTTCACCGTGGTCGTCTTCATGTCCATAGCGACCACGCTCCTCGCGCCGCCCCTTCTTGTCTGGGCCTTCAGGAGGGCCCACCCCTCCCAGCCCGCTCCGGCCTCGGGCGCGTGCCTGGAGAAAAAAAGATGA